Proteins encoded within one genomic window of Brachybacterium sp. P6-10-X1:
- a CDS encoding APC family permease: MAGQNAGLKRQLSLLSLVALAAGAVLGGWLAEAPYWFELTGAGAAIIFPILAVILVPIGLAFAELTSVLPFSSSVDVWSGNAMNSTTGWATQWLFFLVQVVEPPLVAFIFVTAAGFFVEVPVPVQPLIAIAIMVLWYIFSNFSIELTGVMAIVLFIAMVTITVGTSIYYFSSGHWEFTNISEHGGFFPHGISGAVAAASALVLKYIGFAMTPTMIQETTFAAKKMVIVILAGLFIPAVVYMLATVAIGGLAPHDVIAGLSVPEPELVDQLGMPAIIGLLAIAAGLLYAFTTLMGFWTSSARVLFGASQLRQLPPWFSRTNRYGQPYVANLVVLAFGIFFAAFTSTNWVQYTYSLSVVAAGAVYFLGCLSAYRLRTKHPEWTRPFRAPAGKPMFVVGMVISAAITVVGVTLLPANAWPPIIAYLVIGALVPLAMRSYRSRVDPDYTPIILGPEDVEAVEQRQRNPHA, translated from the coding sequence ATGGCTGGTCAGAATGCAGGTCTCAAACGTCAATTGTCCCTCCTCAGCCTCGTCGCCCTCGCGGCCGGGGCCGTGCTCGGCGGATGGCTCGCCGAAGCCCCCTACTGGTTCGAGCTCACCGGCGCCGGCGCCGCGATCATCTTCCCGATCCTGGCCGTGATCCTGGTGCCCATCGGGCTGGCCTTCGCCGAGCTCACCTCGGTGCTGCCGTTCTCCTCGTCCGTGGACGTGTGGTCCGGCAATGCGATGAACTCCACCACGGGCTGGGCCACCCAATGGCTGTTCTTCCTGGTGCAGGTGGTCGAGCCGCCGCTGGTCGCCTTCATCTTCGTCACCGCCGCCGGCTTCTTCGTCGAGGTCCCGGTGCCGGTCCAGCCGCTGATCGCGATCGCCATCATGGTGCTCTGGTACATCTTCTCGAACTTCTCCATCGAGCTGACCGGCGTGATGGCGATCGTCCTGTTCATCGCGATGGTGACCATCACCGTCGGCACCTCGATCTACTACTTCTCCAGCGGCCACTGGGAGTTCACCAACATCTCCGAGCACGGTGGATTCTTCCCGCACGGGATCTCCGGGGCCGTGGCCGCGGCGTCCGCCCTGGTCCTGAAGTACATCGGCTTCGCGATGACGCCGACGATGATCCAGGAGACGACGTTCGCGGCGAAGAAGATGGTCATCGTGATCCTGGCGGGGCTGTTCATCCCGGCCGTGGTGTACATGCTGGCCACCGTTGCGATCGGCGGCCTCGCCCCGCACGACGTCATCGCGGGCCTCAGCGTCCCCGAGCCCGAGCTGGTCGATCAGCTGGGCATGCCCGCGATCATCGGCCTGCTGGCGATCGCCGCCGGACTGCTGTACGCCTTCACCACGCTGATGGGGTTCTGGACCTCCTCGGCCCGGGTGCTCTTCGGTGCCTCGCAGCTGCGCCAGCTGCCGCCCTGGTTCAGCCGCACCAACCGATACGGCCAGCCCTACGTCGCCAACCTCGTCGTGCTCGCGTTCGGGATCTTCTTCGCGGCCTTCACCAGCACGAACTGGGTGCAGTACACCTACTCGCTCTCCGTCGTCGCCGCGGGGGCCGTCTACTTCCTGGGCTGCCTGTCCGCGTATCGTCTGCGGACCAAGCACCCCGAGTGGACGCGCCCCTTCCGGGCCCCGGCGGGCAAGCCGATGTTCGTCGTCGGCATGGTGATCTCGGCCGCCATCACCGTCGTCGGCGTGACGTTGCTGCCGGCGAACGCGTGGCCGCCGATCATCGCCTATCTCGTCATCGGGGCCCTGGTCCCCCTGGCCATGAGGTCCTATCGCTCCCGCGTCGATCCCGACTACACGCCGATCATCCTGGGCCCCGAGGACGTCGAGGCCGTCGAGCAGAGGCAGAGGAATCCGCATGCCTGA
- a CDS encoding alcohol dehydrogenase family protein, translating to MSAVQLVGHGGLDQLVHSHDVPTPRPAAGEVLIDVHACGMNNTDVWVREGAYGSDTDPSEVSSWRRGRSTLQFPRIQGADIVGRIAAVGESVDPGRIDQRVMVDFSLYHRPEGDESLADIDYIGHGRDGGYAEYVTVPSENAYEVTADIPDAGLATFCCAYLTAEQMLDRARLAQGERILVTGASGGVGSAVIQLARVRGAIPYAVTSAGKEQALRAIGAEGTILRDADDLVAEVEKVVDAPVDVVADLVAGDMFNDLLRILRPEGRYTTAGAIGGPVVQLDLRTMYLKHLELHGSSQGTRTAFRRLVGYIEDGSIRPLLDRTFALSDFHDAQRAFMAKSYIGKLVVVPDRHWESVGAPHAP from the coding sequence ATGAGCGCAGTGCAGCTCGTGGGGCACGGCGGGCTGGACCAGCTCGTGCACTCCCACGACGTACCCACCCCGAGGCCCGCGGCGGGGGAGGTACTGATCGACGTCCACGCCTGCGGGATGAACAACACGGACGTCTGGGTGCGCGAGGGCGCCTACGGCAGCGACACCGACCCCAGCGAGGTCTCCAGCTGGCGACGCGGCCGCTCCACCCTGCAGTTCCCCCGCATCCAGGGCGCGGACATCGTCGGCCGCATCGCCGCCGTCGGCGAGAGCGTGGATCCGGGCAGGATCGACCAGCGGGTGATGGTCGACTTCAGCCTCTACCACCGCCCCGAGGGCGATGAGTCCCTGGCCGACATCGACTACATCGGCCACGGCCGCGACGGCGGCTACGCCGAGTACGTGACCGTCCCCTCCGAGAACGCTTACGAGGTCACCGCCGACATCCCCGATGCGGGACTGGCGACCTTCTGCTGCGCCTATCTCACCGCGGAGCAGATGCTCGACCGTGCCCGTCTCGCGCAGGGGGAGCGGATCCTGGTCACCGGGGCGTCCGGCGGCGTCGGCTCCGCGGTCATCCAGCTCGCGCGGGTGCGTGGCGCGATCCCCTACGCGGTCACCAGCGCCGGCAAGGAGCAGGCGCTGCGGGCGATCGGTGCCGAGGGCACGATCCTGCGCGATGCCGACGATCTGGTCGCCGAGGTCGAGAAGGTGGTCGACGCCCCGGTCGATGTGGTCGCCGACCTGGTCGCGGGGGATATGTTCAACGACCTGCTGCGGATCCTGCGCCCGGAGGGCCGCTACACCACCGCCGGCGCCATCGGCGGCCCGGTGGTCCAGCTCGACCTGCGCACGATGTACCTCAAGCACCTCGAGCTGCACGGCTCCTCCCAGGGCACCCGCACCGCCTTCCGCCGCCTGGTCGGCTACATCGAGGACGGCTCGATCCGTCCGCTGCTGGACCGCACCTTCGCGCTCTCCGACTTCCACGACGCCCAGCGCGCCTTCATGGCCAAGTCCTATATCGGCAAGCTGGTCGTCGTCCCCGACCGGCACTGGGAGAGCGTGGGAGCACCCCATGCGCCGTGA
- a CDS encoding proline racemase family protein, with protein MRRERALELIDTQSGGDVSRIVTTGVEPLSGGTALEKARYLQAEGDGLRRLLLSEPYGDPAMSVDLIVEPGHPEAQAGYIIMEAMGYPMYSGSNTICVATALLESGMIEMAEGLQKIVLESPAGLAHITARNTDGHVESITTQGEPAYVAERGLGVEVPDYGRVEFDLVWSGAYFAMIRAADHGFELTADEQIALTAFGDAFVRTARPGLRQEHPSLGDVGPLPFVHYMGRVRTMENGAVESRSATYVHPGVICRSPTGTGTSARLALMAGQGDLGPGDTLETISPRGNRFLGTVVGATTVGDYPAWHSTITGSARLMARSRVTVDLDDPLVDTSDLEHLLSP; from the coding sequence ATGCGCCGTGAACGAGCCCTGGAGCTGATCGACACCCAGTCCGGCGGCGACGTCAGCCGCATCGTCACCACCGGCGTCGAACCGCTGTCGGGCGGCACTGCGCTGGAGAAGGCGCGCTACCTCCAGGCCGAGGGCGACGGTCTGCGTCGGCTGCTGCTCTCGGAGCCCTACGGGGACCCGGCCATGTCGGTGGACCTCATCGTCGAGCCGGGTCATCCCGAGGCGCAGGCCGGCTACATCATCATGGAGGCCATGGGCTACCCGATGTACTCGGGGTCCAACACCATCTGCGTGGCGACCGCTCTGCTGGAGAGCGGGATGATCGAGATGGCAGAGGGCCTGCAGAAGATCGTCCTGGAGTCCCCGGCCGGGCTGGCCCACATCACCGCCCGCAACACGGACGGGCACGTCGAGTCGATCACCACCCAGGGTGAGCCCGCCTACGTCGCCGAGCGCGGGCTGGGCGTGGAGGTGCCCGACTACGGCCGGGTCGAGTTCGACCTGGTCTGGAGCGGTGCCTACTTCGCGATGATCCGCGCCGCCGACCACGGCTTCGAGCTCACGGCCGACGAGCAGATCGCTCTGACCGCCTTCGGCGACGCCTTCGTGCGCACGGCCCGCCCCGGACTGCGGCAGGAGCATCCCTCCCTCGGCGACGTCGGCCCCCTCCCGTTCGTGCACTACATGGGTCGGGTGCGGACGATGGAGAACGGAGCGGTCGAATCCCGCTCGGCGACCTATGTGCACCCGGGGGTGATCTGCCGGAGCCCGACGGGGACCGGCACCTCCGCACGGCTCGCGCTGATGGCCGGCCAGGGCGACCTCGGCCCCGGGGACACGCTGGAGACGATCTCCCCGCGGGGCAATCGCTTCCTCGGCACCGTGGTCGGGGCCACCACCGTGGGGGACTACCCCGCCTGGCACTCCACGATCACCGGCAGCGCTCGGCTGATGGCCCGCTCCCGGGTGACCGTGGACCTCGATGACCCCCTGGTGGACACCTCGGACCTGGAGCATCTGCTCAGTCCCTGA
- a CDS encoding zinc ribbon domain-containing protein encodes MDPRPAYPGHVFFIIGIDTELRHLGDGATRECPRCHNITQWLRMRSFRQLTLFFVIPTIRWRRRQYETCGICGAVIDA; translated from the coding sequence GTGGACCCACGACCCGCCTACCCTGGCCATGTGTTCTTCATCATCGGCATCGACACCGAGCTGCGGCACCTCGGCGACGGGGCGACCCGCGAGTGCCCGCGCTGCCACAACATCACGCAGTGGCTGCGGATGCGCTCGTTCCGCCAGCTCACCCTGTTCTTCGTGATCCCGACCATCCGCTGGCGCCGCCGTCAGTACGAGACGTGCGGGATCTGCGGCGCCGTGATCGACGCCTGA
- a CDS encoding ABC transporter substrate-binding protein, translating to MSETPDGGRISRSDDPATRAATTVATRRGVLGGGLGLGLSAVLAACGDSAAPVQSVDLEGPPREGGSMRIGFVGGGASDTLDGAIATNLGDIARAVNMYNTLLYFDDDYVLRPMLATSVTPNDDATVWTAELRDDVTFWDGRPLTAEDVIASFERIVDPDDPKNGAAALSHLEEIVKTAEHTVEFRLSSSDTALDEQFGQYTSIIVPADFTVEDPVGTGPFMLKSFTAAQSTVLTRNPHYWGEDGPYLDEISLLNFNDTDALINALLSNQVDAVAQIPPALTEVIASDERITILNSETGMYLPFTMRVDQAPFDDERVRQAFRLAANREGMIEQVLSGKGTLGNDMFAVFDPAYPDDLPQRTQDIAEAKKLLAEAGYPDGLEIELVTAPIQAGVVEAAQVFAEQASEAGIRVTINRMDLTAYWTDYLNYTFSQSFWYTRNFLAQANAGAMPGAPFNETHWEDEDFIALVEQARAEVDEKARGELIAQAQEIMYDRGGYLIWGFANQIDAYQGYLGGFVENRTGIPLSGFRLDRVWIGETE from the coding sequence ATGAGCGAAACGCCTGATGGTGGGCGTATATCGCGATCCGATGATCCAGCCACCCGTGCCGCGACCACCGTCGCCACGCGTCGCGGAGTTCTCGGCGGCGGCCTCGGCCTGGGGCTGAGCGCCGTCCTGGCGGCTTGCGGTGACAGTGCTGCGCCGGTGCAGAGCGTGGATCTTGAGGGTCCACCCCGGGAGGGCGGCTCGATGCGCATCGGCTTCGTCGGCGGCGGTGCCTCCGACACCCTCGACGGTGCGATCGCCACGAACCTCGGGGACATCGCGCGCGCCGTGAACATGTACAACACGCTGCTGTACTTCGACGACGACTACGTCCTTCGACCCATGCTGGCCACGTCCGTCACCCCCAACGACGACGCGACCGTGTGGACGGCCGAGCTGCGCGACGACGTGACCTTCTGGGACGGCCGACCGCTGACCGCCGAGGACGTCATCGCGAGTTTCGAGCGGATCGTCGACCCCGATGACCCCAAGAACGGCGCCGCCGCCCTCTCCCACCTCGAGGAGATCGTCAAGACCGCCGAGCACACCGTGGAGTTCCGCCTGTCGTCCTCCGACACGGCGCTGGACGAGCAGTTCGGCCAGTACACCTCGATCATCGTCCCGGCCGACTTCACGGTCGAGGACCCGGTGGGCACCGGCCCCTTCATGCTCAAGAGCTTCACCGCCGCGCAGTCCACCGTGCTCACGCGCAACCCGCACTACTGGGGCGAGGACGGCCCCTATCTCGACGAGATCAGCCTGCTGAACTTCAACGACACCGACGCGCTGATCAACGCGCTGCTGTCGAACCAGGTCGACGCGGTCGCCCAGATCCCGCCCGCGCTGACGGAGGTCATCGCCTCCGACGAGCGCATCACCATCCTCAACTCCGAGACCGGCATGTACCTGCCGTTCACGATGCGTGTGGACCAGGCGCCGTTCGACGACGAGCGTGTGCGCCAGGCGTTCCGTCTGGCCGCGAACCGCGAGGGGATGATCGAGCAGGTGCTCTCCGGCAAGGGCACCCTCGGCAACGACATGTTCGCCGTGTTCGATCCCGCCTATCCGGACGATCTGCCTCAGCGAACCCAGGACATCGCGGAGGCGAAGAAGCTGCTGGCCGAGGCCGGGTACCCCGACGGCCTCGAGATCGAGCTGGTCACCGCCCCCATCCAGGCCGGCGTGGTGGAGGCCGCGCAGGTGTTCGCCGAGCAGGCCTCCGAGGCCGGCATCCGGGTGACGATCAACCGCATGGATCTCACCGCGTACTGGACCGACTACCTGAACTACACGTTCTCCCAGTCGTTCTGGTACACCCGCAACTTCCTCGCTCAGGCCAACGCGGGCGCGATGCCCGGCGCCCCGTTCAACGAGACCCACTGGGAGGACGAGGACTTCATCGCGCTGGTCGAGCAGGCCCGTGCCGAGGTCGACGAGAAGGCCCGCGGTGAGCTCATCGCTCAGGCGCAGGAGATCATGTACGACCGCGGCGGCTACCTGATCTGGGGCTTCGCCAACCAGATCGACGCCTACCAGGGATACCTCGGCGGTTTCGTGGAGAACCGCACGGGCATCCCGCTGTCCGGGTTCCGTCTGGACCGTGTATGGATCGGAGAGACCGAGTGA
- a CDS encoding ABC transporter permease — MVRLIVRRLAISLVILFAVSLLIFAATLLLPGDPARAILGQQATPERIAALHEQMHLDEPAWQRYFSWLGGLFTGDLGTSVASGEPVAELLGDRARASVFLMVAAALISIPAGIALGIWSALRRGRTADTVITGVSLVLAALPEFVVGIALVAFFATSVLSILPAVTMAPPGSQVWDFPSQMILPTAVLVLVVTPYIARMMRATMLEVLDSGYVEMARLKGVPERRVILRHALPHAIGPVAQVVAIQLAWMAGGVVVVEFLFRFPGLGQALIDAVNYRDVQVVQAVTMIVAVIYVVVNLLADIVGILANPKLRTGGAA, encoded by the coding sequence ATCGTCAGGCTCATCGTCCGTCGGCTGGCCATCAGCCTCGTCATCCTCTTCGCCGTCTCCCTGCTGATCTTCGCCGCCACGCTGCTGCTGCCGGGAGATCCGGCCCGTGCGATCCTCGGTCAGCAGGCCACCCCCGAGCGGATCGCCGCCCTGCACGAGCAGATGCACCTGGACGAGCCCGCGTGGCAGCGCTACTTCTCCTGGCTTGGCGGCCTGTTCACCGGGGACCTGGGCACCTCGGTGGCCTCCGGGGAGCCCGTCGCCGAGCTGCTGGGCGATCGCGCCCGTGCCTCGGTGTTCCTCATGGTCGCCGCGGCGCTGATCAGCATCCCGGCCGGCATCGCCCTGGGCATCTGGTCCGCCCTGCGCCGTGGGCGCACCGCCGACACCGTGATCACCGGCGTCTCGCTGGTGCTGGCCGCGCTGCCGGAGTTCGTCGTCGGCATCGCCCTGGTGGCCTTCTTCGCCACCAGCGTCCTGAGCATCCTGCCGGCGGTGACCATGGCCCCGCCGGGGTCGCAGGTCTGGGACTTCCCCAGCCAGATGATCCTGCCCACCGCCGTGCTGGTGCTGGTGGTGACCCCGTACATCGCGCGGATGATGCGCGCGACGATGCTCGAGGTGCTCGACTCCGGGTACGTGGAGATGGCCCGCCTCAAGGGCGTGCCCGAGCGCCGTGTGATCCTGCGCCACGCCCTGCCGCACGCCATCGGCCCGGTGGCCCAGGTGGTCGCGATCCAGCTGGCGTGGATGGCCGGCGGCGTGGTCGTGGTCGAGTTCCTGTTCCGCTTCCCCGGACTGGGACAGGCCCTCATCGACGCGGTCAACTACCGCGATGTGCAGGTGGTCCAGGCGGTGACCATGATCGTCGCGGTGATCTACGTGGTCGTGAACCTGCTGGCCGACATCGTCGGCATCCTGGCCAACCCGAAGCTGCGCACCGGAGGTGCTGCGTGA
- a CDS encoding ABC transporter permease, giving the protein MSQTSEAVTDPTETTTPAPAPTRRNTVVTRFWAQRQAKIGVVLTALVVLTAFGGPLLLPWATGYSATDFAARPFQGAGLFGTDNLGRDVLSRFLAGGTSLILFAVLATALGLFLGLLVGMIAAYTGGRVDSLIMRANDVLLAIPQLVFALLAITVLGPEAWVLVTVIGVTHAPRIARVTRSATLDVISEDYIRAAEMYAMPRMRILFREVLPNITGPLTVEAGLRLTYSIAAIASLSFLGLGMQPPAADWGLMINENRIALALQPWGVMLPVFAIAVLTIGNNLIADSIARASANTNVGEK; this is encoded by the coding sequence ATGTCCCAGACTTCCGAGGCCGTCACCGACCCCACCGAGACCACGACACCGGCCCCCGCACCGACTCGGCGCAATACCGTCGTCACCCGCTTCTGGGCCCAGCGCCAGGCGAAGATCGGCGTGGTGCTCACCGCCCTGGTGGTCCTCACCGCCTTCGGCGGGCCGCTGCTGCTGCCCTGGGCGACCGGCTATTCCGCGACCGACTTCGCCGCCCGCCCCTTCCAGGGCGCCGGCCTGTTCGGCACCGACAACCTCGGTCGCGACGTGCTCAGCCGCTTCCTGGCCGGGGGCACCTCGCTGATCCTGTTCGCCGTGCTCGCCACGGCGCTGGGTCTGTTCCTGGGCCTGCTGGTGGGGATGATCGCCGCCTACACCGGCGGCCGGGTGGACTCGCTGATCATGCGCGCCAACGACGTGCTGCTGGCGATCCCGCAGCTGGTGTTCGCCCTGCTGGCCATCACCGTGCTGGGGCCGGAGGCCTGGGTGCTGGTGACCGTCATCGGCGTCACCCATGCGCCGCGCATCGCCCGCGTGACGCGGTCGGCGACGCTGGACGTGATCAGCGAGGATTACATCCGGGCCGCGGAGATGTACGCGATGCCGCGGATGCGGATCCTGTTCCGTGAGGTGCTGCCCAACATCACGGGCCCGCTGACGGTCGAGGCGGGGCTGCGCCTGACCTACTCGATCGCCGCGATCGCCTCGCTGTCCTTCCTGGGGCTGGGCATGCAGCCGCCCGCGGCGGACTGGGGACTGATGATCAACGAGAACCGCATCGCCCTGGCGCTGCAGCCCTGGGGCGTGATGCTGCCGGTCTTCGCGATCGCCGTGCTGACGATCGGGAACAACCTCATCGCGGACTCGATCGCCCGAGCTTCCGCGAACACGAACGTCGGGGAGAAGTGA
- a CDS encoding ABC transporter ATP-binding protein produces the protein MSRERRADVTLTATGAPMVEGSAWHAQVEAGADVLEIEDLQIAATAGGRPVIKGVDLSLRQGEILALVGESGSGKTTVGLAALGHFRRGLTHTGGSVTVHPSNATVPARMTDLGEEALRRLRGSRISYIPQDPALSLNPAIRVGEQISEVLEIHEFGSDDREREERVRSVLREVGLPDDDSYRRRWPHQLSGGQQQRIGIAMAFAMYPDVLVLDEPTTGLDVSTQAVVLETIREMTLTNNVAGLYITHDLAVVAEIADRVAVMLQGELVEEGPAADVLGDPRHRYTRTLLAAVPDLAGTNRIGEFEARRTAVEAAEHGEATQRGEATQRGEATERREADAAERSGSGSLAGRRRAAAPAPADGTTSAAAGPRSAETAPAADEPLVQVRDLSLSYGEKQVLTSVDLALRESQCTLLLGESGSGKTTLSRAIAGLLDHWSGQVTYDGDDLAKSTRQRTLDQRQDIQYVFQSPFSSLNPRRTLGQSLAVPLEMSGTLDASGRKERVREALDAVRLGRAFFDRRPGDLSGGERQRAAIARALVNMPRVLVCDEITSALDVSVQASIIDLLSRLREERGLSMLFVTHNIALARHVAERVAVLDHGVIVDEGLTDQVLDAPSHAYTKELLANVPTL, from the coding sequence ATGTCGCGAGAACGCAGGGCCGATGTGACCCTCACAGCCACCGGTGCCCCCATGGTCGAGGGCTCCGCCTGGCACGCTCAGGTGGAGGCCGGGGCGGACGTCCTCGAGATCGAGGACCTGCAGATCGCCGCCACCGCGGGCGGCCGCCCGGTCATCAAGGGTGTGGACCTCAGCCTGCGCCAGGGCGAGATCCTCGCGCTGGTGGGGGAGTCCGGCTCCGGCAAGACCACGGTGGGCCTGGCGGCGCTGGGCCACTTCCGCCGCGGGCTGACCCATACCGGCGGGTCCGTCACCGTGCATCCGTCCAACGCGACCGTCCCGGCGCGGATGACAGATCTGGGCGAGGAGGCGCTGCGGCGTCTGCGCGGCTCGCGGATCTCCTACATCCCGCAGGACCCGGCGCTGTCGCTGAACCCGGCGATCCGCGTCGGCGAGCAGATCAGCGAGGTGCTCGAGATCCACGAGTTCGGGTCCGACGACCGCGAGCGGGAGGAGCGTGTGCGCAGCGTGCTGCGCGAGGTGGGTCTGCCCGATGACGACTCCTACCGGCGTCGCTGGCCCCACCAGCTCTCCGGCGGCCAGCAGCAGCGCATCGGCATCGCGATGGCGTTCGCGATGTACCCCGACGTGCTGGTGCTCGACGAGCCGACGACCGGCCTGGACGTCTCCACCCAGGCGGTGGTGCTGGAGACCATCCGCGAGATGACGCTGACGAACAACGTCGCCGGCCTGTACATCACCCACGACCTGGCCGTCGTCGCGGAGATCGCCGACCGCGTGGCCGTCATGCTCCAGGGCGAGCTGGTGGAGGAGGGTCCGGCGGCCGATGTGCTCGGCGACCCCCGGCACCGCTACACCCGCACTCTGCTGGCGGCGGTCCCGGACCTCGCCGGCACCAACCGCATCGGCGAGTTCGAGGCCCGCCGCACGGCGGTCGAGGCCGCCGAGCACGGAGAGGCGACCCAGCGCGGAGAGGCGACCCAGCGCGGAGAGGCGACCGAGCGGCGGGAGGCCGACGCCGCGGAGCGCTCAGGCTCCGGCAGCCTCGCCGGGCGCCGTCGGGCCGCCGCGCCCGCTCCGGCCGACGGGACCACCTCGGCCGCGGCCGGCCCCCGCTCCGCGGAGACCGCACCCGCCGCCGACGAGCCGCTGGTCCAGGTGCGCGACCTCTCGCTGTCCTACGGCGAGAAGCAGGTGCTCACCAGCGTGGACCTCGCACTGCGCGAATCGCAGTGCACGCTGCTGCTGGGGGAGTCCGGCTCGGGCAAGACCACGCTGTCGCGCGCGATCGCGGGACTGCTGGACCACTGGTCGGGACAGGTCACCTACGACGGTGACGATCTGGCGAAGTCCACCCGTCAGCGCACCCTCGACCAGCGCCAGGACATCCAGTACGTCTTCCAGTCCCCGTTCTCCTCCCTGAACCCGCGGCGCACGCTGGGACAGTCCCTCGCGGTGCCGCTGGAGATGTCCGGGACGCTCGACGCGTCCGGACGCAAGGAGCGGGTGCGCGAAGCGCTGGACGCGGTGCGTCTGGGACGGGCCTTCTTCGACCGTCGGCCCGGGGACCTCTCCGGCGGCGAGCGGCAGCGCGCCGCGATCGCTCGCGCGCTGGTGAACATGCCGCGGGTCCTGGTGTGCGACGAGATCACCTCGGCGCTGGACGTCTCGGTCCAGGCCAGCATCATCGATCTGCTCTCTCGCCTGCGCGAGGAGCGGGGGCTGTCGATGCTCTTCGTCACCCACAACATCGCCCTGGCCCGTCATGTGGCGGAGCGCGTCGCGGTCCTGGACCATGGCGTGATCGTCGACGAGGGACTCACGGACCAGGTGCTGGACGCGCCGAGCCACGCCTACACCAAGGAGCTGCTGGCGAACGTTCCGACCCTCTAG
- a CDS encoding TetR family transcriptional regulator C-terminal domain-containing protein, which yields MPTSHRPSTGPDPGTGHDPGTGWAPGTGQDPSTGPGTGTGHDPSTGQGGVETPLPVAPSAFGAGPGSATAPQARNESDGEPASDRPSADDAEAVRARVRRCIADSGLAQREFARRIELEETKLSKALRGTRRFGPSELVRIATVGGVTVNWLVSGSDSARGPAAVPAAASLPRRVRETPEQVRRRQAIVEVGWNLFASRGLHGVRISEIAEEAGVSTAAVYYYFASKRELFEEALRYSVKLAFDRQVASLHLVSGPRERLEHLIGMQLPTEGAGSREFSIWLQAWSEVAVGAGSQENHAHAYQRWYRTVFDVLREGQEAGVFVADPLEDLATQVTSLIDGLGIKVLLGTLDVTQMRAQIHHFLDRVVLTHP from the coding sequence GTGCCGACATCGCATCGCCCGAGCACGGGCCCGGACCCGGGCACGGGCCACGACCCGGGCACGGGCTGGGCCCCGGGCACGGGACAGGACCCGAGCACGGGCCCGGGCACCGGCACGGGCCACGACCCGAGCACGGGTCAGGGGGGCGTGGAGACCCCGCTGCCCGTGGCCCCGTCGGCGTTCGGGGCCGGGCCCGGGTCTGCGACCGCTCCCCAGGCCCGGAACGAGTCCGACGGTGAGCCCGCCTCCGACAGGCCCTCGGCCGACGACGCCGAGGCGGTGCGCGCGCGGGTGCGCCGCTGCATCGCCGACTCGGGTCTGGCGCAGCGGGAGTTCGCCCGTCGGATCGAGCTGGAGGAGACCAAGCTGTCCAAGGCGCTGCGGGGCACCCGGCGCTTCGGTCCCTCCGAGCTGGTGCGCATCGCGACCGTCGGCGGAGTCACCGTGAACTGGCTGGTCTCCGGCTCCGACTCCGCCCGTGGCCCCGCCGCCGTACCGGCCGCGGCGAGCCTGCCGCGAAGGGTCCGAGAGACCCCCGAGCAGGTGCGCCGGCGCCAGGCCATCGTGGAGGTGGGGTGGAACCTGTTCGCCTCCCGGGGCCTGCACGGCGTGCGGATCTCCGAGATCGCCGAGGAGGCCGGCGTCAGCACGGCGGCGGTGTACTACTACTTCGCGTCCAAGCGGGAGCTGTTCGAGGAGGCGCTGCGCTATTCGGTCAAACTCGCCTTCGACCGGCAGGTCGCGTCCCTGCACCTGGTCAGCGGGCCGCGCGAGCGGCTCGAGCACCTCATCGGCATGCAGCTGCCCACCGAGGGCGCCGGCTCCCGGGAGTTCTCGATCTGGCTGCAGGCGTGGTCCGAGGTGGCTGTCGGGGCGGGCTCCCAGGAGAACCACGCCCACGCATATCAGCGCTGGTACCGCACCGTCTTCGACGTGCTGCGCGAGGGCCAGGAGGCGGGAGTGTTCGTCGCGGACCCGCTCGAGGACCTCGCCACCCAGGTGACCAGCCTCATCGACGGACTCGGCATCAAGGTGCTGCTCGGCACGCTCGACGTCACCCAGATGCGCGCCCAGATCCACCACTTCCTCGACCGCGTCGTCCTCACCCACCCGTGA